DNA from Triticum aestivum cultivar Chinese Spring chromosome 7D, IWGSC CS RefSeq v2.1, whole genome shotgun sequence:
accgagtgggcccagagatacctctccgtcacacggagtgacaaatcccagtcttgatccgtgccaacccaacagacactttcggagatacccgtagtgcacctttatagtcacccagttacgttgtgacgtttggcacacccaaagcactcctacggtatccgggagttgcacgatctcatggtctaaggaaatgatacttgacattggaaaagctctagcaaacgaaactacacgatcttttatgctaagcttaggattgggtctttgtccatcacatcattctcctaatgatgtgatcccgttatcaatgacatccaatgtccatagtcaggaaaccatgactatctgttgatcaacgagctagtcaactagaggcttactagggacacattgtggtctatgcattcacacatgtattacgatttccggacaatacaattatagcatgaacgatagacgattatcatgaacaaagaaatataataataaccatttattattgcctctagggcatatttccaacaggggtaGGGGGaggctgttgggaatcgtagcagaattttaaaatttcctacgcatcaccaagatccatctatggagtatactagcaacgaggggaaaggagtgcatctacatacccttgtagatcgcgagcggaagcgttccaatgaacggggttgatggagtcgtactcgccgtgatccaaatcaccgatgaccgagtgccgaacggacggcacctccgcgttcaacacacgtacggagcagcgacgtctcctccttcttgatccagcaagggggaaggagaggttgatggagatccagcagcacgatggcgtggtggtggatgtagcgggatcccggcagggcttcgccaagcgcaagcgggagggagaggtgttgcagggggagagggaggcgccaggggctgtggtactgctgccctccctccccccactatatataggccccctgggaggggggcgccggcctggatcccatctcaagggggggggggcagcggccagggggagacttgccccccaaggcaagtggggcgcccccccaccctagggtttccaaccctaggcgcagggggaggcccagcccactaagggctagttcccttcccacttcagcccatggggccctccgggataggtggacccccgggacccttccgatggtcccggtacaataccggtgacccccgaaacttttccggtggccaaaacttgacttcctatatataattctttacctccggaccattccggaactcctcgtgacatccgggatctcatctgggactccgaacaactttcgggtttccgcatgctcatatctctacaaccctagcgtcaccgaaccttaagtgtgtagaccctacgggttcgggagacatgcagacatgaccgagacgcctctccggtcaataaccaacagcaggatctggatacccatgttggctcccacatgttccacgatgatctcatcggatgaaccacgatgtcgaggattcaatcaatcccgtatacaattccctttgtcaatcggtatgttacttgcccgagattcgatcgtcggtatcccaataccttgttcaatctcgttaccggcaagtctctttactcgtaccgtaatgcataatcccgtggctaactccttagtcacattgagctcattatgatgatgcattaccgagtgggcccagagatacctctccgtcatacggagtgacaaatcccagtctcgatccgtgccaactcaacagacactttcggagatacccgtagtgtaccttatagtcacccagttacgttgtgacgtttggcacacccaaagtactcctacggtgtccgggagttgcacgatctcatggtctaaggaaatgatacttgacattggaaaagctttagcaaacgaactacacgatcttttatgctatgcttaggattgggtcttgtccatcacatcattctcctaatgatgtgatcccgttatcaatgacatccaatgtccatagtcaggaaaccatgactatctgttgatcaacgagctagtcaactagaggcttactagggacacgctgtggtctatgtattcacacatgtattacgatttccggataacacaattatagcatgaacaatagacaattatcatgaacaaagaaatataataataaccatttattattgcctctagggcatatttccaacagaggcaACACGGGGCTGGGGAGGGAGACGGTTATGTCTCGAGTTAATGGAATTTCACTTTCCAAAAAACTAACACCTTTTATATTTTGGAATTGATGTAATATTTAGTTTGGGTGACAGTGAGATGATAGagtgtgttttctgtttttataatacAATATTTGGTGGGTCCTTCCGGTTGTGATTTTGTGTTATCCGTTAATAAacacatatatatgtggggaagTTTCTGCATTGGTAGTTGCATGCATTATATTGGTGTTACAATATCACATGGTGGCGTTTCTTTTTCCTAGGTGGTGGGAGGAAGCGCATGATTGATATATTTTTATACGCCGGTTGCTGCTGATTGATTTGCAGAAAAATCATTGGCCCGACCAAAATCGTAaaccaaatccaaaattgaatacctcTGTTGAATTGAAGAGCTTCAAAATTAGGGAATATAataaattaaaataattgaatgGGAGAGttccttgagaaattgttgacctggTCAAAATTAATGACTCAATTTTAAATTGAAGACCTCAATTAATTATGAGGCGTTAAAAATTAGAAAGCACAACGTATAGTATAAAACAATTAAATGAGATAAcattgagaaattgttgacccgatcAAAATCAAATGACCCAATTTTAGTTGTAAACCTCAACTGATTGTGAGCTATTTAAAATTAGGAAGCTTAGTGTTATAAAGGATATATGATTGCTAGCCTTCAGTGATGTGATCAGTGCACAATCTGACGGACTGTACTCCTGCAGTAGTAGAAATTGTGGTAGGACAACAATGTCGACGACATTCACACTGCTAAATCAAAACTTAGTTTTTTTTAACAAACATATTTTATTAACTTAGGAGCATTTTACAGAGACAAGCGTGAAAGGAGCCACGCTGGATACAGAAAGGGTTTCCCTGACTGAACAACGACCTGCATCGAAacatagggtgtgtttggtagggtgtatgaagggtgcatgagagcaaaagttcccttctcgacccacttttgggtgtttggtagagtgtatggagggtgcctGAGTCCATACTagcttaacacaaatacactaggagcatgcatggagagagcatgcatgaagaggggtgttgagatgagcatgcacgaatagggaacaactatgctaagatgagaatgcaaccaaacacacccaagCAACAAAACAGTACAGGTCTATTTGGACTTTCAAAGCTAGGCGTGCAAGATGATGAGCCTTGACGTTGCTCTCCCTGTAAATGTGAGTAACTTTGCTATGCTGGAAAGAAGGACTATTTTGTATCTGAGCAAGTAGTGGCTTGTTGTCCCAAGGACGTGGAGCAAAGAGAATGTTCGTCGCTTTTGCTGCCAAAGCTAATACTGAGCAATCTGTGAAGAAGTGAGGATCCTGAACATTGAGTATGTCAGCCAGCCTGGTTGCAAGCATAAGACCAAAAGTCTCAGCTTGaagaggagaagaagcaggaggGGACACTGCAGCAATGTGAATTTGCTTTATGCGGTCATCATTTTGAACCTGGATGAAGACTCCAATTCCTGCCTGATTAGGAGTGTTGGCTGGTTGTATTTTCCATGCAGCGTCACAGAAGATCGTGTTGCCTGTAAAAGAGTCTGAATTGTGCTGCACCAGTTGGTCGTGTAAGCAATGCGCACCATGGTCTTCAGGGATCTCTTCTAATTTGGTTCCTCGTAtgattgcatttgttgttgcataCACCTGAGAGGGTCTGCAATATTTTCTAACAAAGAGAGCATCATTTCGAGATTTCCAAATGCACAACAGAAAAGTATATAAGTTAGAAAGATTAATATGTGGATGACCTGAGCATAGTTTGGATCATGTCAGGAATAGAATGCTTAGTTACAGCAAGAATTTCTGTTTTAATAAACCACGGCGAGCAAAACCAGGCTGCTTTAGAGAAAGGGCAAAGGAAAAGCATGTGCGTTTCATCTTCTACAATTTCACATCTAGAGCATTTTTCATTTATGTGTTTAGAGAACTCACTTGCTCTCTTACCCGTAGGAAGTGCTTTCTTAAGAAGCCTCCAAGCAAATGTTTGTAACCGTAGCGCCATAAGTTTGTCTTTCCCAACTTGGTTTAGAAGAGCAATGATTTGTAGATGAACCTCTTTCGGTCGTTTGTCTAGCCGGCAGCTGAAGGTTGCTGAAGCAATGCTTATATGCACTTTCGGAGGAGAAATTTCCTACAGGTGTTAGTTTCCAAATCAAAGCATCTTGCCCAGCAGCTGCAACTATAGGAGTTTGAAGAATATTATTAGCTATCTCATGAGTGAACAGATACTCAATCAGATCAGTATTCCAAACTTTTTGATTTGGCAACcaaagatctttaacaatagcaggATATACAAAAGGGTTTTCCTGTATAATTAAATGATCATAAATTTCCTCCCATCTCGAAAACCAAAGAGAACTCCACACCGAACTATTAGCATATATAATCTGACAAGTAGAGGCTGAAATTAAGAGAGGTTTTACCTTTAAAATTGCAGCCCAGAAAGCTGATTTTGGCTTGTTTGCTTTGGCTCTCCAAATGGAGGTATCATGGTGGCTTTGTGGTTCTTGTGCCAACCTCCATGCCAgaataagtccttggttgattgcCCGCAAAAACTTAGTACTCTAACAGATTTTATCAAACTACCAATGGTGCGCTTTTACGTGTCCTGACTTCTGACAGAGGGCGAAACTCCTTAGTCGATTTGGAGGTGGAACCATGATCTTGGCGAAGAAGTGTGCAGATTTTTTACGTATGCGATACGGATTTCTGTTTGAATTTGATTTGCAAGCACGTTTCCAGACGAGAGAGTTGTGGGCAAGGAGGCGGTTACTGCGTTCCGTTGTGCCGCTGAATTGAAATCAGCCGTCCGATCACGATCGCATGGTTCGTTTGGACGATTGGCTCCCCGCTCTGGCTTACAAAATTTTGTCCCACTTCTCCCTACATCGCAGGTAGTGGGCGTTCGTGGGCGCCTGGCTGTCCATTTCCATTCTCTGAACACGCACCGCGAGAAGCATAGGACAGCAGCGGAGCAGAATTCCGCCGAGTTGCTGCGTGCGATTGGCATGGTCGCGGTGGccggcggtggcagcggcggcggaggaggacgaggagggcgACGATGCAGccgcgcggtggcggtggcggtgaccGGGCGGCCGTGAGGAAGGGGCCGTGGAcggcggaggaggacgaggtgctGCACCAGCACGTCCGCGAGCACGGCCCCCGCGAATGGAGCTCCATTCGATCCAAAGGCCTCCTCCCCCGCACCGGCAAGTCCTGCCGCCTCCGCTGGGTCAACAAGCTCCGCCCCGACCTCAAGACGTACGTAATCCGCTATTCCGCCTCTCCTCTTCCGTTTTCCTCTAGCTGGCTCCGTGAAGcttccctcgtcctcctccccgctgCGCCGGGCTTCCGGTTTCCGATCAGCCCGTGGCGTACTGAAGGCAGGGCGCCGTGGTTTTGTTCCGTGTGAAGGGGTTGCAAgttctcgtcggaggaggagcGGGTGGTGATCGACCTGCAGGCGCACTTCGGGAACAAGTGGGCGAGGATCGCGACGTACCTGCCCGGCAGGACGGACAACGACGCCAAAAACTTCTGGAGCACGCGGCAGAAGCGCCTCGCCAGGATCCTAAGGGCGCCGCTGCCCCGCAGGAGGTCAGCCTCAGCCGCCGCCAagcacagcggcggcggcggcggcggcgtaggcgCGGCTTCATCTTCTGCGGCGTCCAACTCTCATGAGGCGGCAGCGGCACGCGCTTCCGAGGTGACCCTCTTCTCTtgcttgctttctctgaagaaaaaCCGAGATGGATTTGTTGCTTCTGAACTGGACAGCGATCACCCTGTTTCTGAACCTGATTTTGTGCCTCTGTTTCCCTGAAATGGTCCAACGACGCCTGTTTCTGCTGAATTGGGCGACATGATTACACCTGTCTACTCGTTGTTTTGGACGACAACAGTTCGACGCCAACTCTTATATAGTACGTACATATTTGGGCATTAATTCTAGACTCACATCTTAGTAAAAGTTGACGAAATTACAAATTCAAATAGTCATATCTTAGGCGTCTTGTGCGTGTGTAGTGATCAAATTTTTCTCCTAATAACGAGCGCAGCCACTAACTTCATTGCTGAAACTGACAGTCTTCAGGTGGTAAAAGTTTTAAGAGTTCAAATACACACATCCTAAAACAACATTTTCAATCCAGCATATGATCTAGAAGAAATGCATGTGCTTTTTTTTTCATTCTCGAACCCAGCCATGCTGCCATTTTTTTGTGTGTGATATGAgggagtgaattgcagaaaacatcGACATTGAAGGCTAGGGTTGCGGAAACCACAATTTTACAGTTTTGTGCCAAAAACCATTAATTCCGAgactaatttttttaaaaaaaacactaGTTGGCGGCTTTGGTCATTTTGATGACgattatgacatgtgggtcccacttttGCCGACGTGGCGTAACTATTCGCGCGAAACGGTGTTAGATGGGCTTTGTTCTAAAATTCACAAAATAGTCCCTACTTTTTACATAGAGACCCTTTAATCAAAAAGAAAAACGCAATCAGCCCCATTGCATGTACAGGCCGCTGACCTCCCGCGCGTGTCTCTGTCGTCAACGCCGGCGGCGCTCATGTGGGTGCTTGCAGCGGGGCGGACGCAATGCTCCACCGCGGCCGGTTCTCCTTCTTCTCTCTCTAAAATAGCATGCGTCGCTCACGGCCGCCCAAATCCACGCCCGAACATTGACGGTCCAGCCATGGCCTCGGAGTAGTACTAAGCCTCAGCTAATGTAGCAGCGCGAACCCGattcactccggcgagctcccaagGCCACTGTCATGGCCGAGGACAACTGCCACACCCACAGCATCTCGTGGCTCGTCAAGGCCTGCATCCCCGTCGACCCTGACCGCCACATCTCTGTCCCCGTCGCAGTCCCCATCTCCGCCGCGTGCCCCGAGTCTCCCTCCCGTCGCTCCCCGCCGTCTGCCGCTGCTTCGCCGACTTCTTCGCGACCTGGACCTGTTGTTGCTCTGGCCGGAACTGCAGCAGCGCCTGGGCAAAGGTGCCGCCGTGGTCGGAGACAGAGACGGCGAGCAGGGAGGGTGGAGCTGGCAGCGCGCGCGACAGAGCTGGAGGAAGGCTTGGGCAGCCGGCCCTCTGGCACCCGCGGCAGCTGTTGCTCCTGTGGGGAAGCCGGCCCTCCGGTGCCCATGGCACGTCGGCCTCCGGAGAGGACAGACGAGGAGGGAGGGGCTTGATTGCTTTTAAATTTTTACAAGAAGGGTATCGATGTAAAATCCTCCGTCTAACAGCGTCGCCTATGGACCGTTATGCCACGTCGGCAaaagcgggacccacatgtcataatcGTCATCAAAATGACCAAAGCCGccaactagtgttttttgcaaaaaattagccTCGGAATTAGTGGTTTTTGGCACAAAACTGTAGAATTGTGGTTCCCACAACCCTAGCCTTCAATGTCgatgttttctgcaattcactcgaTCTGAGGCCTAAGTGTTGCACATTTCACCCCTATGTGACAGGATCAGTACCCCTGCTTCGGCATGATCCCCTTCCAACAGACGACGATGCACCAGCACCACATCGGCGAGAGCAGCCAAGAACCACCACTACCACTCGCGGCTAACCAGTATGCAGGCGCGCCATTCTCCGGAGCCGAATCCGTCCTGCCATTTCCCCTCGGGTTCGCTTCCATGGACGTCGCGGCCGCGGGATGCAGCAGCTCGTACGGCGCCGCTTCGGAAGTTCACCAACCGCTGCCCTTCCTCTACGCCGCTGACCCTGCGCCGATGACTGATCCGGGAGGTCTCGTCTTCCACGGAAACGCACTGATCGACGGCGGCGTCGGCGTGGCTTACCTGGAGCCGAAATCGGAACCGGAGCATTACCTGGAGCCGAAATCGGAACCGGAGCATTACCTGGAGCCGAAACCGGAGCCGGAGCATTACCTGGAGCCGAAACCGGAGCAGCAGACGCCGCCCCGGTTCTTTGGGCTGGAGGAGGAAGTCGACGACTACGGCCTCGTCGCGCCGGTGCGGCGGGGCACGCCCGACGTGCTGTTCGGTGACCTGCCCCCGGAGATGATCAACTTCTTCGAGCtcccgccgcctccttcgccgcccaCTCGGCTGTAGATTGTTATTGACCCACGCTGGACGCATGCATGAGGCGCATCATGAGTCATGACTTACGCATTATCGATTCTCTGATCGGGGTGCACTCTAGCTTAGCATGCATCCATTAATCGCAAATGCTAATATGTTGTTTAGCTGTACTGTATCAATATACTCATCCAAGGAACTGTGTTACTGTAGTTTCTGGGACACGTCTTTCTGACTGGTTCGAAAATTAGACTTGATGTGAATCATTATCTTCTGGACTATGCTGTTGTGGCATTTCCTTTTTTTTAGGGGTGTTGTGACATCTCCTGTGCGCACAATTTTATATATAGAAAAAGGTCTAGTTTTGGTTTCTCAGTCTGAGAAATATGGCTACTCGACAATAAAAACTGTCAAGATTTAGCCATTTGGCATTCTTAAGACGGTTTAATTGATGATGGTAGTTTTGCACAAAAAAGTTGACAAAATAAGGAGAATGATATAGAGAAATGGTAGTTTTGTTTATTGAGAATTTAGCAACTTTACTAACTCCAATGTTTTTCTTTACTTTTACTGAATCCCATGGTATGCATAATATTTATGTTTTTATGGACTATTAGAATTCCCCCCAAAAATGCTAATACTTCTATGTTTTCCCGTCATTTTGTATTTACATTCTTCCATTTTCAACCACTTTCTGGTTTGTTTCAATTTTTTGTACTGAAGAATATACAACATTTTGAAATTGTCTCCACATTATCATACAAATATTGGTCGAGTAACCAAAATTAGATGATTTTGACATTTGAAAGACAAATAATATGGGGTACCCCCTTTCTTTGAGTTGGTGTGATACTCCCTTAGAGTGACAATTTATATAAAAGAATTGAGAAACAAAATACATAATTACCCTTTTCATTGAGTAAAATATATTTTCCTTTTTAGAGTATTCTGTTCTAGATCAAAATATATATTTTCCTCTTTTTTGACCAAACGGTATGAATTTATTGATTAACTGACCAAATTGTGTTTGGTCAAATAAACTTAAACTCACACATACAACAAAAATGATTGATAAAACTTGAAGTTACATAAAAGATTTGAAGACTTTCATCTCTGGCTCTTCTTTTTGCACCTTAATTAATAGTCCTTCAAGATTTCAGTGGAAAAAAGTAGAAGACCAAAGATGCACAAGCTAGACTAACTGTAATTGGTTTTAAAGAGCCGCTTGAGTCGCCCACCAAAGATGAGAACCTAAGACCATTGAACGCACTATGGCCAAGGACCTACGGGAGGCTACCGAATCACTGATTCATCGTCATGCCGTCCGAGAAGAACTTTGTGAGCACAAAAGAATGAAGCATGATAACCACTACCTTGACCAAACTTGACACTAATATTGCCATCACCACCATCAAGATTGGTCGAGACAAACCACCAGACCTAGAGCAGATGATATGCAGGAACAAAACACCACATGCTCCCTCATGTCGGCCTCGTCGACTACGATGACTATACCATAACTCAAATAGAGTCGCGTGACAATTATTATGTGTGATACCACCTCCCCCGTTGAGGCTTTGTCACAGAAAACACACAAACTTAGCACCAGAGAAAAATAATAATAGGAATATAAACGTAGAACGAGGGTTCTTCTCACCCCCTGGCACCAAATCGACAACGCTAAGTGAGGCGAACAACCATGACGGAACGACCATACTCTAGTGGCGACTAGTTTTCCTCTAAGCCTTGTGTATGTGTAAACTTTCAGTCATATATGAAAAAGTATAGCTTTGCTTTTCTCGCCTAAACACTATGCTTAGTCCCTCAACTATAATGCCAGAAAAATGATGGCTCCACAACCATTAAAAATGACAATATTTAGCCATAGGCTTATTGAAGATGGTTTTAATGATAATGTTGTTGCAAATTTGAGCCGTTTTTGTTACAAAAATATGGAAAATTAAAAATTAAACATGCTAGGTTTTTTGGAAAGTAAATTATTTGAACAAAATTGCAAAACACATATTGAGCTTTGTTCACAAGATTACAACCAACTATGATTAAAAAAATATGGTCTAGAGTGAACATTTCTCAGAAACACTAGATATTTTTTTGGGGGGGCATTACTAACAAAATGTGAAGAGAACATAGAGTAACCTTACCAAGTTATATAGTTTTATAGAGTTATACCATACATACTTTTCTTTAAAACTACAAATTATTTAGTACATTCGCTAAAATGTTTGTCTTTACCATGAAGTTTCACATATCGTGTTCTTCTATATTTTTTTCATGATTGACTTTTGAATTTCATGGTAACTTGGGTGCCATGAGAGCAAAATAGTTGTCATATCG
Protein-coding regions in this window:
- the LOC123167246 gene encoding probable transcription factor MYB58, which produces MQPRGGGGGDRAAVRKGPWTAEEDEVLHQHVREHGPREWSSIRSKGLLPRTGKSCRLRWVNKLRPDLKTGCKFSSEEERVVIDLQAHFGNKWARIATYLPGRTDNDAKNFWSTRQKRLARILRAPLPRRRSASAAAKHSGGGGGGVGAASSSAASNSHEAAAARASEDQYPCFGMIPFQQTTMHQHHIGESSQEPPLPLAANQYAGAPFSGAESVLPFPLGFASMDVAAAGCSSSYGAASEVHQPLPFLYAADPAPMTDPGGLVFHGNALIDGGVGVAYLEPKSEPEHYLEPKSEPEHYLEPKPEPEHYLEPKPEQQTPPRFFGLEEEVDDYGLVAPVRRGTPDVLFGDLPPEMINFFELPPPPSPPTRL